In Procambarus clarkii isolate CNS0578487 chromosome 84, FALCON_Pclarkii_2.0, whole genome shotgun sequence, a genomic segment contains:
- the LOC123751044 gene encoding uncharacterized protein, with amino-acid sequence MEPTEGETPIEPTEEETPMEPTGEETPMEPTEGETPIEPTGEETPMEPTEGETPIEPTEEETPMEPTGEETPMEPTEGETPMEPTEEETPMESTEEETPMEPTEEETPMEPTEEEAAMEPTEEETPMEPTEEETLMEPTEEETPIEPTEEETPMEPTGEETPMEPTEGETPIEPTGEETPMEPTEGETPMEPTEGETPMEPTEEEAPMEPTEEETPMVLPSI; translated from the coding sequence ATGGAACCAACAGAGGGAGAAACACCTATAGAACCAACAGAGGAAGAAACACCTATGGAACCAACAGGGGAAGAAACACCTATGGAACCAACAGAGGGAGAAACACCTATAGAACCAACAGGGGAAGAAACACCTATGGAACCAACAGAGGGAGAAACACCTATAGAACCAACAGAGGAAGAAACACCTATGGAACCAACAGGGGAAGAAACACCTATGGAACCAACAGAGGGAGAAACACCTATGGAACCAACAGAGGAAGAAACACCTATGGAATCAACAGAGGAAGAAACACCTATGGAACCAACAGAGGAAGAAACACCTATGGAACCAACAGAGGAAGAGGCAGCTATGGAACCAACAGAGGAAGAAACACCTATGGAACCAACAGAGGAAGAAACACTTATGGAACCAACAGAGGAAGAAACACCTATAGAACCAACAGAGGAAGAAACACCTATGGAACCAACAGGGGAAGAAACACCTATGGAACCAACAGAGGGAGAAACACCTATAGAACCAACAGGGGAAGAAACACCTATGGAACCAACAGAGGGAGAAACACCTATGGAACCAACAGAGGGAGAAACACCTATGGAACCAACAGAGGAAGAGGCACCTATGGAACCAACAGAGGAAGAAACACCTATGGTTCTTCCATCAATATAA
- the LOC138358578 gene encoding uncharacterized protein, with protein sequence MEPTEEEAPMEPTEEETPMEPTEEETPMEPTGEETPMEPTEGETPIEPTGEETPMEPTEGETPMEPTEGETPIEPTGEETPMEPTEGETPMEPTEEETPIEPTEEETPMEPTEEEAAMEPTEEEAAMEPTEEEAAMEPTEEEAAMEPTEEETPMEPTEEETPMEPTEEETPMEPTEEEAAMEPTEEETPMEPTEEETLMEPTEEETPIEPTGEETPMEPTEGETPMEPTEEETPMEPT encoded by the coding sequence ATGGAACCAACAGAGGAAGAGGCACCTATGGAACCAACAGAGGAAGAAACACCTATGGAACCAACAGAGGAAGAAACACCTATGGAACCAACAGGGGAAGAAACACCTATGGAACCAACAGAGGGAGAAACACCTATAGAACCAACAGGGGAAGAAACACCTATGGAACCAACAGAGGGAGAAACACCTATGGAACCAACAGAGGGAGAAACACCTATAGAACCAACAGGGGAAGAAACACCTATGGAACCAACAGAGGGAGAAACACCTATGGAACCAACAGAGGAAGAAACACCTATAGAACCAACAGAGGAAGAAACACCTATGGAACCAACAGAGGAAGAGGCAGCTATGGAACCAACAGAGGAAGAGGCAGCTATGGAACCAACAGAGGAAGAGGCAGCTATGGAACCAACAGAGGAAGAGGCAGCTATGGAACCAACAGAAGAAGAAACACCTATGGAACCAACAGAAGAAGAAACACCTATGGAACCAACAGAGGAAGAAACACCTATGGAACCAACAGAGGAAGAGGCAGCTATGGAACCAACAGAGGAAGAAACACCTATGGAACCAACAGAGGAAGAAACACTTATGGAACCAACAGAGGAAGAAACACCTATAGAACCAACAGGGGAAGAAACACCTATGGAACCAACAGAGGGAGAAACACCTATGGAACCAACAGAGGAAGAAACACCTATGGAACCAACATAG